One window of bacterium genomic DNA carries:
- a CDS encoding energy-coupling factor ABC transporter ATP-binding protein, whose amino-acid sequence MIAPSTDTLLHCAIESCDYPDGRRALGHVHFSIAKGERVGLIGPNGAGKSTLLRALLGLQSVTGSITIDGITLSASTADKVRTRIGLVFQQADDMLFSPTVCKDIAFGLAAQGLPGPEIEQRTSDVLRDVDLLDRAECNPAELSVGEQRRAAIAAVIAMQPAVLAMDEPASNLDPRHRRMLIDWLNSRPGLTLLLASHDLDLVAACCDRVILLSTNVAADGPTRRILTDEKLLRAHELELPPGMQSTTFRHQD is encoded by the coding sequence ATGATTGCGCCCTCAACCGATACTCTTCTGCACTGTGCCATTGAAAGCTGCGACTACCCGGACGGCAGACGCGCACTCGGGCACGTGCATTTTTCCATCGCAAAGGGGGAGCGCGTCGGATTGATCGGTCCCAACGGCGCGGGGAAATCGACTCTGCTTCGTGCACTTCTCGGACTGCAATCCGTCACCGGCAGCATCACGATTGACGGCATCACCCTCTCCGCTTCCACTGCGGACAAGGTGCGCACAAGGATCGGACTTGTGTTCCAGCAGGCGGATGATATGCTGTTTTCGCCCACGGTGTGCAAGGATATCGCCTTCGGTCTCGCCGCGCAGGGACTCCCCGGACCCGAGATCGAGCAGCGCACATCCGATGTTCTGCGTGATGTCGACCTCCTCGACCGCGCTGAGTGCAATCCCGCCGAGCTGAGCGTCGGCGAACAGCGTAGAGCCGCGATCGCCGCGGTCATTGCCATGCAACCGGCAGTACTCGCCATGGACGAACCCGCGAGCAATCTGGATCCCAGGCACAGACGCATGCTCATCGACTGGCTGAATTCGCGGCCAGGGCTTACCCTCCTCCTTGCTTCCCACGACCTCGACCTCGTCGCCGCCTGCTGCGACCGTGTCATTCTCCTGTCGACGAACGTCGCAGCTGATGGTCCCACCCGCCGCATCCTTACCGATGAGAAACTGCTGCGTGCCCATGAACTGGAACTGCCACCCGGAATGCAATCCACAACCTTCCGCCACCAGGATTAG
- a CDS encoding energy-coupling factor transporter transmembrane protein EcfT → MHAGGNVVTHGGECSVDARAAMLMLLAAVITLILLPHLTALALAALLLFAFAGFTHKLFMLLRRTRVLLPGSMLIGVLAALASAQQRGEGLQVDAVAFTGGVMVSGRIFLIGCSTLLFILCIPIERVVNAMKRMHLPDTTVTLLWLANSFLKQLQREARGTMMAIRVRGAGRSLPRKLLAASYLSTTFLLRAVGKSERMADVLAARGFRGTLPLQYTSDDEHTGWRMRDSIAVLASLLLFTILMLLS, encoded by the coding sequence ATGCATGCAGGCGGAAACGTGGTGACACATGGCGGGGAATGCAGCGTCGATGCACGCGCCGCAATGCTCATGCTGCTTGCTGCTGTTATCACCTTGATCCTGCTCCCTCACCTGACTGCCCTCGCTCTTGCCGCGCTGCTCCTGTTCGCATTCGCAGGATTCACCCACAAGCTGTTCATGCTCCTGCGGCGTACCCGTGTACTGCTGCCCGGCAGCATGCTCATCGGTGTGCTGGCAGCACTCGCATCAGCACAGCAGCGGGGTGAAGGACTGCAGGTGGACGCTGTTGCCTTCACAGGCGGCGTCATGGTGTCGGGGCGCATTTTTCTTATCGGATGCAGCACACTGCTGTTCATTCTATGCATCCCGATCGAGCGTGTGGTCAACGCCATGAAGCGCATGCACCTGCCGGACACCACCGTGACACTGCTCTGGCTCGCCAACTCTTTTCTGAAGCAGCTGCAACGCGAAGCTCGAGGTACGATGATGGCGATCCGTGTACGCGGTGCGGGACGCTCCCTGCCGCGTAAACTGCTCGCAGCCTCCTACCTCAGTACGACATTCCTTTTACGTGCGGTGGGGAAAAGCGAACGCATGGCGGATGTGCTCGCCGCAAGGGGATTTCGCGGCACGCTCCCGTTGCAGTACACCAGCGATGATGAGCACACCGGATGGCGTATGCGTGACAGCATCGCGGTGCTTGCCAGTCTGCTGCTTTTTACTATCCTGATGCTGCTCTCATGA